From the Negativicutes bacterium genome, the window CCAAAATTTACAAGCAGTTGTTCCTGGTGGTGTAAAGTCAATTTCAAAGCCAACATCATCTAATGACTTAAACGTAACATCATCCACAATCCCAATCGTAAAGTTATTCAGTGGCTTTTCTGCTTTTAAATTTTCATATACCGCTAAAATATGACGCGGCCCAACATCTTTACCGCCTAAAGCATAACGCCCTCCAACAATTACCGGTTTAGTGTCAGCCTCATAAAAAGCTGCCTTTACATCCAGATATAGAGGCTCTGCCAAGGCTCCCGGTTCTTTAGTACGATCTAATACCGCAATCTTTTTAACAGTAGTCGGTAAACTTTTCAAGAAATGTTTAATAGAAAACGGTCTATATAAATGAACTGTTAATACCCCAACTTTTTCACCTTGAGAATTTAAGTAATCCACACTCTCTTCAATAGTTTCACAAACTGAGCCCATTGCAATAATTACTGATTCTGCTTCGCTGTGACCATAATAGTTAAACAATTGATAATTACGGCCCGTTAACTTATTAACTTCTTGCATGTATTCTTCAACTATTTCCGGCAAAGCATCATAGTATTTATTAGACACTTCTCTTTCTTGGAAATAAATATCAGGGTTTTGTGCAGTCCCTCTAACCACTGGATGATCAGGATTTAAGGCATTGCGTCTAAAGTTAGCCACAGCTTCCCAATCAAGCATTCTTGCCAAATCATTATAGTCAATGACTTCTATCTTTTGAATTTCATGTGATGTTCTAAAACCATCGAAACAATTTATAAACGGAATTCGACCTTTAATTGCCGCTAAATGTGCTACCGCACTTAAATCCATTACCTGTTGAACACTACTTTCTGCTAAAATTGCACAACCGGTTTGCCTTGCTGCCATTACATCTTGATGATCACCAAAAATATTTAATGAATTTGTCGCCAAAGCTCTAGCACTAACATGAAAAACTCCTGGTAACAATTCACCGGCAATTTTGTACATATTAGGCAACATCAATAACAATCCTTGTGACGCAGTATAGGTTGTTGTTAAAGCACCAGCTTGTAATGCCCCATGAACTGTTCCGGCTGCGCCACCTTCTGATTGCAGTTCAACAATTTTAACTGGCTGACCAAATATATTTTTTTTCCCTTTTGCTGCCCAAATATCAACACTTTCCGCCATTGGTGAAGACGGTGTTATTGGGTAAATAGCCGCTACTTCCGTAAACGCATAAGAAATATAAGCTGCGGCAGTGTTTCCATCCATCGTTTTCATTTTTTTTGCCAAGGTAATCACTCCTTCATCTATGTTAAGATGTTCTAATATGTTCTTTCAATTTCTTTGTTTTAACAACAGTATTTTAGCAAATAATGATTAAGATTAATCATTATTTCAACATTATAACTAAAAATACTTATTCAAAATTATACCATTAAATTATGAAAAATAAACAGTTAATTTTATTGAAGATAATATTTATTTCTTAATATATAATATGTTTTAAGCTACTTTTTTATATTTAAGTTATAAATTTAATTTTTACAAAATTATATCTGTACTATAAATTCAACCTTAAAACAATAAATATTTACAAAATATTATTTTTCTTGACTTAATTTTTATATTATTGTAACATTATCATTAATTAAATATTCTAAAATCGTTGATTGAGGATAGTAAATTTACCACGTCAATTTAGAGAGTCAGTGGTTGGTGCAAACTGATTTGACAAGGTCTATTGAATGGTCTCAGGAGTGGAATCTGAATTATAGTAGGTGCCTCGGTGGTCTGCCGTTATCAGACTAGGATAATATCCAAAGAGAGAGTCTTTTGACTAATTGAGGTGGCACCACGGTTTATATCGCCCTCTGCTTATACTTTAAGCAGAGGGCGTTTTTATTTTATTTAAATTTAGGAGGAATTATCATGGTTGAAAATAATACTGGGTATTTTGGTCAGTTTGGAGGATGTTTTGTTCCTGAACAATTAGTTGCACCTTTAAAAGAAGTTGAAGAGTGTTTTTTTAAATATATCAATGACCCTGAATTCAAAAAAGAATTGGGCTATTATTTTACCAACTATGTTGGTCGTCAATCTCCTCTTTACTTTGCTGATCGTTTAACAAAAGAACTTGGTGGTGCAAAAGTATATTTAAAACGTGAAGACTTAAATCATACCGGCGCTCATAAAATCAATAACGCACTAGGACAAATTCTATTAGCAAAGAAAATGGGTAAAAAAAGAATTATTGCCGAAACCGGAGCTGGACAACATGGCGTTGCCACTGCTACCGTTTGTGCTTTATTTGGTTTAGAGTGCAGTATTTATATGGGTGAAATTGATATAAAACGCCAAGAGTTAAATGTTTTTCGCATGAATTTATTAGGAGCTAAGGTTGTATCGGTAAGTAGCGGTACTAAAACCCTTAAAGATGCTGTCGATGCAGCATTAATGGATTATGCTGAAAATTATAATGATACTTTTTATTTATTAGGGTCTGCCGTAGGTCCTCATCCTTATCCTACAATGGTTCGCGAATTTCAAAGCATAATTGGTGAAGAAGCGCGTCGTCAAATTTTAGCAGCAGAAAATAGACTGCCTGATTATTTAGTAGCCGCTGTAGGTGGGGGCAGTAATGCGATTGGTTTATTCCATCCATTTTACGATGATAAAACTGTTAAAATTATTGGGGTAGAACCAGGTGGTAAAGGACTTGATACTCCTGATCATGCTGCTAGTATTTCTAAAGGCTCTGTCGGCATTATTCACGGCTTTAAATGTTATACTTTACAAGATGAACAAGGAGAACCTTTACCGGTTCATTCTGTTGCTGCCGGCCTAGACTATCCGGGAGTTGGACCGGAACATAGCTTTTATCACGAAAGTGGCCGCGGAGAATATGTCAGCGTTAATGATGATGAAGCTTTAGATGCGTTTTTTATGTTATCAAAACTAGAAGGAATCATTCCAGCTATTGAAAGTTCTCATGCAATTGCCCATGCAATAAAATTGGCTAAATCTTTACCACAAGATAAAATTATTATTGTAAATTTATCCGGTCGTGGTGATAAAGATGTTGGCCAAGTTATTGATATGTTGAAAAATGGAGAAATTGACAAAAGTAAAATCGCTACTGATATCTAACAACTATATTAATAAAAGCTTCTGCTAAAATTATGTTAACCTCTTAATCTTAGATTTAGTTCTAACTTAAGATGCATAAAAAGGCAGAAGCTTTTTTTGATTTTAAAAAATATATATATTTTATCCATATATCATTAATAATAGCATTTATGTTATAATGTCTACATTAGTTTATTAAGGAGGGTGTTGTACTGCATGAAAAATTATGTCAACCAATTAATTCAAAAAATTATGGACGATAATCCCGGTGAAGTTGAATTCCACGCTACAGTAAAAGAAGTTTTAACCTCATTGGTGCCTGTACTTGAGCAAAATCCACAATATCTAGAGCATTCAATTTTAGAAAGAATAGTTGAACCAGAGCGTGTTGTTTCATTTAGAGTTCCTTGGCTCAATGACGCCGGTAAAATTATGGTTAATAAAGGCTACCGCGTACAATTTAATAGTACGCTTGGTCCATATAAAGGTGGTTTACGCTTCCACCCTAGTGTGAATTTAAGTATTATTAAATTCTTAGGTTTTGAGCAAATTTTCAAAAATGCTTTAACCGGTCTACCTATCGGAGGCGGTAAAGGTGGTTCCAACTTTGATCCAAAAGGTAAAACAGATCACGAAATTATGGCGTTTTGTCAAAGCTTTATGACTGAATTGTCACGCCATATTGGTCAAGATACCGATATTCCGGCGGGCGATATTGGCGTTGGCGGTAGAGAAATCGGCTACTTATTTGGTCAATACAAACGTTTAAGAAACGCTTATGAGGCCGGAGTTTTAACCGGCAAAGGATTAGACTACTGGGGTAGTCTAGCACGAACAGAAGCGACTGGTTATGGACTCCTTTATTTTATGCGTCATATGTTAGCGGATGCTAACCAAAGCTTTGAAGGAAAAACAGTAGTTGTTTCTGGTTCTGGTAATGTTGCAATTTACGCAATGCAAAAAGCAATGGAGTTTGGTGCTAAAGTTGTTGCCTGCTCTGACTCTAATGGTTATATCTACGATCCTAACGGTATTGATTTAGCCTTGGTAAAAGAACTAAAAGAAGTAAAACGCGCTAGAATTTCAGTATATGCTAGCAAGCGTCCTGGAACAACCTATACTGAAGGTTGTACAGGAATTTGGACTATCCCTTGTGATGTTGCCCTTCCTTGTGCAACGCAAGGAGAAATTGACTTAGAATCTGCAAAAAAACTTGTTGCTAATGGGGTTCTTGCTGTTGGTGAAGGCGCAAATATGCCATCAACTTTAGATGCTATTGATTTCTTTATAAATAATAAAGTTCTATTTGCACCTGCAAAAGCTGCTAATGCCGGTGGGGTTGCTGTATCAGCATTAGAAATGAGTCAAAACTCCATGAGATATAGTTGGACTTTTGCAGAAGTTGATAATAAACTTCAACAAATTATGGAAGATATTTATAACAATTCTAAAGAAGCTGCTGAAAACTACGGTTTCGCTGGAAATCTTGTAATGGGCTCAAATATTGCCGGATTCGTTAAAGTTGCCGATGCAATGATTGCTCATGGAATAATTTAAAAAATTTTCATAGTAAATATAAATAAGAAACTCGGCGTTAATAACGCCGAGTTTCTTATTTATATTCTAACCCTAATTTTATTGCTTTCATATTAAGTTCAAATATTTCAGGTCTTTTTCCTACTAGTTTTTTCATTGCTTTTTCTACATTATTTAAATTTATTAGCTTAGATCTTTTAAGCAAAGCTCCTAAGCATACCATATTGGCCAGTTTAGGTTGGCATAACTCATTGGCAAGTTCACCCGCCGGAATAGCGATAATTTCTACGTTATCAACATTAACGGTATTAACATCTACAATTGATGAGTTTACAACCATTACACCATTATCGTTTATTTTTGTCACAAACTTTTCAAAAGACTGTTGATTTAAAGTTATCCCAAAATCAGCCCTCTCAATTACCGGCGAATGAATTTCATCATTAGCAATTATCACCGAACAATTAGCGGTTCCGCCACGCATTTCCGGTCCATACGAGGGAATCCAACAAACATTATATTCATCTTGCATTCCGGCATAAGCTAATACCTTGCCAATAAACATTACACCTTGACCGCCAAAACCAGCTAATACTACTTTATCTATCATAATTTGGCTACCTCCTCTGAAACTTTTAATTCACCCATTTGATAGATAGGTAGCATTTTTTCTTGTAACCACTTTAAGCTTTCAACCGGTGACATTCCCCAATTTGTCGGACAGGTAGAAAGCACACTCACCAATGCAAAACCAAGCCCTTGCTGTTGCACTTGGAAAGCTTTTTTTATCGCCTTTTTTGCCAACCTAATATTCTTAGGACTATCAACCGATACTGACGCAACATATACCGCTCCATTTAGCGTTGCTATCGTTTTCGGTAAGTCAATCGGCGCACCAGCTAAGTTAGTATCACGACCATAAGGACTGGTTGTCGTCACCTGTCCAT encodes:
- the gdhA gene encoding NADP-specific glutamate dehydrogenase, producing MKNYVNQLIQKIMDDNPGEVEFHATVKEVLTSLVPVLEQNPQYLEHSILERIVEPERVVSFRVPWLNDAGKIMVNKGYRVQFNSTLGPYKGGLRFHPSVNLSIIKFLGFEQIFKNALTGLPIGGGKGGSNFDPKGKTDHEIMAFCQSFMTELSRHIGQDTDIPAGDIGVGGREIGYLFGQYKRLRNAYEAGVLTGKGLDYWGSLARTEATGYGLLYFMRHMLADANQSFEGKTVVVSGSGNVAIYAMQKAMEFGAKVVACSDSNGYIYDPNGIDLALVKELKEVKRARISVYASKRPGTTYTEGCTGIWTIPCDVALPCATQGEIDLESAKKLVANGVLAVGEGANMPSTLDAIDFFINNKVLFAPAKAANAGGVAVSALEMSQNSMRYSWTFAEVDNKLQQIMEDIYNNSKEAAENYGFAGNLVMGSNIAGFVKVADAMIAHGII
- a CDS encoding 2-oxoacid:acceptor oxidoreductase family protein; translation: MIDKVVLAGFGGQGVMFIGKVLAYAGMQDEYNVCWIPSYGPEMRGGTANCSVIIANDEIHSPVIERADFGITLNQQSFEKFVTKINDNGVMVVNSSIVDVNTVNVDNVEIIAIPAGELANELCQPKLANMVCLGALLKRSKLINLNNVEKAMKKLVGKRPEIFELNMKAIKLGLEYK
- the trpB gene encoding tryptophan synthase subunit beta, which produces MVENNTGYFGQFGGCFVPEQLVAPLKEVEECFFKYINDPEFKKELGYYFTNYVGRQSPLYFADRLTKELGGAKVYLKREDLNHTGAHKINNALGQILLAKKMGKKRIIAETGAGQHGVATATVCALFGLECSIYMGEIDIKRQELNVFRMNLLGAKVVSVSSGTKTLKDAVDAALMDYAENYNDTFYLLGSAVGPHPYPTMVREFQSIIGEEARRQILAAENRLPDYLVAAVGGGSNAIGLFHPFYDDKTVKIIGVEPGGKGLDTPDHAASISKGSVGIIHGFKCYTLQDEQGEPLPVHSVAAGLDYPGVGPEHSFYHESGRGEYVSVNDDEALDAFFMLSKLEGIIPAIESSHAIAHAIKLAKSLPQDKIIIVNLSGRGDKDVGQVIDMLKNGEIDKSKIATDI